In a single window of the Mustela nigripes isolate SB6536 chromosome 17, MUSNIG.SB6536, whole genome shotgun sequence genome:
- the DPF1 gene encoding zinc finger protein neuro-d4 isoform X3, producing the protein MGGLSARRSAGRTDPAGTCWGQDPGSKMATVIPGPLSLGEDFYREAIEHCRSYNARLCAERSLRLPFLDSQTGVAQNNCYIWMEKTHRGPGLAPGQIYTYPARCWRKKRRLNILEDPRLRPCEYKIDCEAPLKKEGGLPEGPVLEALLCAETGEKKIELKEEETIMDCQKQQLLEFPHDLEVEDLEDDIPRRKNRAKGKAYGIGGLRKRQDTASLEDRDKPYVCDICGKRYKNRPGLSYHYTHTHLAEEEGEENAERHALPFHRKNNHKQFYKELAWVPEAQRKHTAKKAPDGTVIPNGYCDFCLGGSKKTGCPEDLISCADCGRSGHPSCLQFTVNMTAAVRTYRWQCIECKSCSLCGTSENDGASWAGLTPQDQLLFCDDCDRGYHMYCLSPPMAEPPEGSWSCHLCLRHLKEKASAYITLT; encoded by the exons ATGGGCGGCCTCAGCGCCCGCCGGAGTGCTGGGAGGACCGACCCGGCGGGGACCTGCTGGGGGCAGGACCCGGGGAGCAAGATGGCCACGGTCATCCCCGGCCCCCTGAG CCTAGGCGAGGACTTCTACCGCGAGGCCATCGAGCACTGCCGCAGCTACAACGCGCGCCTGTGTGCGGAGCGCAGCCTGCGCCTGCCCTTTCTCGACTCTCAGACTGGCGTGGCCCAGAACAACTGCTACATCTGGATGGAAAAGACCCACCGCGGTCCTG GTTTGGCCCCTGGACAGATCTACACATACCCAGCGCGCtgttggaggaagaaaaggagactcAACATCCTGGAGGACCCCAGACTCCGGCCCTGCGAGTATAAGATTG ACTGTGAGGCACCCCTGAAGAAGGAGGGCGGCCTCCCGGAAGGGCCAGTTCTTGAGGCGCTACTGTGTGCTGAGACTGGGGAGAAGAAGATTGAGTTGAAGGAGGAGGAGACCATTATGGACTGCCAG AAACAGCAGCTGCTGGAGTTTCCACATGATCTCGAGGTGGAAGACTTGGAGGATGACATTCCCAGGAGGAAGAACAGAGCTAAAGGAAAG GCATACGGCATCGGGGGTCTCCGGAAACGCCAGGACACCGCTTCCCTGGAGGACCGAGACAAGCCGTATGTCTGTGATA TCTGTGGGAAACGGTATAAGAACCGGCCAGGGCTCAGCTACCACTACACCCACACCCACCTggctgaggaggagggggaggagaacgCCGAGCGCCACGCCCTGCCCTTCCACCGGAAAAACAACCATAAAC agttTTACAAAGAATTGGCCTGGGTCCCTGAGGCACAGAGGAAACACACAG CCAAGAAGGCACCTGACGGCACTGTCATCCCCAACGGCTACTGTGActtctgcctgggtggctccaagAAGACGGGGTGTCCTGAGGACCTCATCTCCTGTGCTGACTGTGGGCGATCAG GACACCCCTCATGTTTACAGTTTACGGTGAACATGACAGCTGCCGTGCGCACCTACCGCTGGCAGTGCATCGAGTGCAAGTCGTGCAGCTTGTGTGGCACCTCGGAGAACGAC GGTGCCAGCTGGGCGGGTCTCACCCCCCAGGACCAGCTGCTGTTTTGTGATGACTGCGATCGGGGTTACCACATGTACTGCCTGAGTCCCCCCATGGCGGAGCCCCCGGAAG gGAGCTGGAGTTGTCACCTCTGTCTTCGGCACCTGAAAGAGAAGGCCTCTGCCTACATCACTCTCACCTAG